In the Rhinoderma darwinii isolate aRhiDar2 chromosome 13, aRhiDar2.hap1, whole genome shotgun sequence genome, one interval contains:
- the LOC142666714 gene encoding serine/threonine-protein phosphatase 4 regulatory subunit 1-like isoform X1: protein MAGIPLYFVDLQDDLDDFGFEDYGPDCESMRISAFLDIPGQDNLTPLARLEKYAFSDNIFNRQIIARGLLDVLRDFSSTEDDFLTVMEIVVRLSDDAEPTVRTELMEQVPQITIFLQESRPQFPKAFSEYLLPILLRYLTDPNNQVRKASQEALLILLEQDLIDQSDLENKVCPILLELTAPENDDEYKVEAVNIICKMISMLGRQTVEQMLLPRFCDLCSDSKLFQVRKVCAANFGDVCNAVGQEATEKFLIPKFLELCSDSAWGMRKVCAECFMAVSYTTSSQVRRTKLSPLFINLISDPCRWVRQTAFQSLGPFISTFANPSSAGLYVKEDGTLSIRPPTDDMLTGCSAVDRAHCSSSSERCDIYTKSNQACPKSDDSRNSRDATFSPTTEGDGSNSRRPPPSLSTEGRPADVFDSFLYWRSPLPDISEELDLLPVVESWKDCDPESESNPICKSYMASSDIEKVLQSLQGHLDDPDVQAQVQVLSAALRAAELDSVTPEETASTQEISEQSEETPSSVCTQCPSPPHQEQEETDLASQSPTSEDEPRLPIVSFQEEESYEDENIKVQDVVPQPLLDQYLSMTDPVRAQTVDTEITKHCAYSLPGVALTLGRQNWHFLKDTYETLASDVQWKVRRTLAFSIHELAVILGDKLTAADLVPIFNGFLKDLDEVRIGVLKHLYDFLKLLHSDMRREYLYQLQEFLTTDNIRNWRFRYELAEQMILILDLYSPKDIYDYLRVIALTLCSDKVSEVRWISFKLIVAMLQKFYANGENELGINFINELIVQFRHSSKWVGRQAFAFICQAVVQEECMPAEQFVTHLLPNLLSLASDPVPNVRVLLAKALKQTLLEKAYFTSLGNPHLDAVEKTVQAMQLDRDQDVRFFSTAEPKRHLRTTPLEQSVD, encoded by the exons GGATCCCACTGTATTTCGTGGACCTGCAAGACGATCTGGATGACT TTGGCTTTGAGGATTATGGACCAGACTGTGAAAGCATGAGGATAAGCGCTTTTCTGGATATTCCGGGACAGGACAACCTGACTCCTCTTGCACGCCTGGAGAAATATGCATTTAGTGATAATATATTTAACAG acAGATAATTGCTCGTGGGTTGTTGGACGTGCTGAGGGATTTCAGCAGTACTGAAGATGATTTTTTGACTGTCATGGAGATAGTTGTCCGCCTCTCTGACGATGCAG AACCCACAGTACGGACAGAGCTCATGGAGCAGGTCCCACAGATCACCATCTTTCTGCAGGAGAGTCGACCTCAGTTTCCCAAAGCCTTCTCCGAATACCTGCTACCCATTCTCCTCCGTTATCTCACTGATCCCAATAACCAG GTGAGGAAAGCGAGCCAGGAAGCTTTACTGATCCTTCTAGAACAAGACCTGATCGATCAGAGCGATCTGGAGAACAAAGTCTGCCCCATTCTGCTGGAACTCACCGCCCCGGAGAACGATGACGAATACAAAGTGGAAGCTGTGAAT ATTATCTGTAAAATGATTTCCATGCTCGGCAGACAGACAGTGGAGCAGATGTTACTTCCACGATTCTGCGATCTCTGCAGTGACAGCAAATTGTTCCAAGTCCGTAAG gTTTGCGCAGCAAACTTTGGAGATGTGTGCAATGCTGTTGGCCAGGAAGCTACTGAGAAGTTTTTG ATTCCGAAGTTTCTTGAGCTGTGTTCTGACAGCGCCTGGGGGATGCGTAAGGTGTGCGCGGAGTGCTTCATGGCCGTGTCCTATACAACATCCAGCCAGGTCAGAAGAACCAAGCTCTCTCCTCTGTTCATAAACCTGATCAGCGATCCCTGCCGCTGG GTTCGTCAAACTGCATTTCAGTCTTTGGGACCCTTCATCTCCACCTTCGCTAACCCATCATCTGCCGGTTTGTACGTGAAGGAGGATGGGACGCTGAGCATTAGACCACCTACAGATGACATGCTTACAGGCTGCAGTGCTGTGGACAGGGCACATTGCAGCTCCAG CAGCGAAAGGTGTGACATCTACACCAAATCAAATCAGGCCTGTCCTAAAAGTGATGACTCCAGAAACAGTAGAGATGCCACATTCAGTCCTACAACAGAAGGTGATGGGAGCAACAGCAGGAGACCACCACCCAGCCTGTCTACAGAAGGACGCCCTGCTGATGTATTTGACTCCTTTCTGTACTGGAGAAGCCCACTACCCGACATAAGTGAAGAACTTGATTTACTGCCTGTAGTTGAGTCGTGGAAAGATTGTGACCCGGAATCTGAATCCAACCCAATCTGCAAATCCTACATGGCCAGTAGTGACATCGAGAAGGTCCTCCAGAGCTTACAGGGGCACTTGGATGATCCAGATGTTCAAG CCCAGGTTCAGGTTTTATCCGCTGCCCTACGAGCAGCAGAACTGGACTCTGTAACCCCAGAGGAGACCGCAAGTACACAAGAAATCAGCGAGCAGTCCGAAGAGACCCCGAGTAGCGTCTGCACTCAGTGTCCCAGCCCTCCGCATCAAGAACAAGAGGAGACGGACCTCGCCTCTCAAAGTCCA ACTTCAGAGGATGAACCTCGGCTTCCTATCGTCTCCTTCCAGGAAGAGGAAAGCTATGAAGATGAAAACATTAAAGTCCAG gATGTTGTTCCACAGCCATTACTAGACCAATATCTCTCCATGACCGACCCAGTGCGTGCCCAGACAGTAGATACAGAAATCACTAAGCACTGTGCTTACAGTCTGCCAGGAGTGGCTCTGACCCTGGGAAGGCAAAACTGGCACTTCCTGAAGGACACCTATGAGACTCTGGCTTCTGATGTCCAG TGGAAAGTACGACGGACGCTGGCGTTTTCCATCCACGAGCTTGCCGTCATTCTGGGGGATAAGCTGACCGCAGCCGATCTGGTTCCCATTTTCAATGGATTCCTGAAAGACCTGGATGAAGTCCGCATTGGCGTCCTGAAACATCTGTATGATTTTCTTAAG CTTCTCCATTCAGACATGAGGAGGGAATATCTATACCAGCTGCAGGAGTTCCTTACCACAGATAACATCAGGAACTGGAGATTTCGATATGAGTTGGCGGA gCAAATGATTCTGATCCTTGATCTGTACAGCCCCAAAGACATCTATGACTATTTACGGGTCATAGCGCTGACGCTCTGCTCCGATAAAGTATCTGAAGTCCGGTGGATCTCTTTTAAATTG ATTGTcgcaatgctgcagaaattttacgCCAACGGAGAAAACGAATTGGGCATTAACTTCATTAATGAGCTCATTGTGCAATTCCGACATTCTTCCAAGTGGGTGGGACGTCAGGCATTTGCATTCATCTGCCAG GCGGTGGTACAGGAGGAATGCATGCCCGCTGAACAGTTTGTGACCCACCTTCTCCCCAATCTCCTGAGTCTTGCGTCTGATCCTGTACCCAATGTACGAGTCTTACTTGCTAAAGCTCTGAAACAGACGCTCCTGGAGAAAG CGTACTTCACCAGCCTGGGTAACCCGCATCTCGACGCTGTGGAAAAGACGGTGCAAGCTATGCAGCTGGACAGAGACCAAGACGTGCGATTCTTTTCTACGGCAGAGCCAAAGCGACACCTCCGGACCACTCCTTTGGAACAATCTGTTGACTGA
- the LOC142666714 gene encoding serine/threonine-protein phosphatase 4 regulatory subunit 1-like isoform X2: protein MAGIPLYFVDLQDDLDDFGFEDYGPDCESMRISAFLDIPGQDNLTPLARLEKYAFSDNIFNRQIIARGLLDVLRDFSSTEDDFLTVMEIVVRLSDDAEPTVRTELMEQVPQITIFLQESRPQFPKAFSEYLLPILLRYLTDPNNQVRKASQEALLILLEQDLIDQSDLENKVCPILLELTAPENDDEYKVEAVNIICKMISMLGRQTVEQMLLPRFCDLCSDSKLFQVRKVCAANFGDVCNAVGQEATEKFLIPKFLELCSDSAWGMRKVCAECFMAVSYTTSSQVRRTKLSPLFINLISDPCRWVRQTAFQSLGPFISTFANPSSAGLYVKEDGTLSIRPPTDDMLTGCSAVDRAHCSSSERCDIYTKSNQACPKSDDSRNSRDATFSPTTEGDGSNSRRPPPSLSTEGRPADVFDSFLYWRSPLPDISEELDLLPVVESWKDCDPESESNPICKSYMASSDIEKVLQSLQGHLDDPDVQAQVQVLSAALRAAELDSVTPEETASTQEISEQSEETPSSVCTQCPSPPHQEQEETDLASQSPTSEDEPRLPIVSFQEEESYEDENIKVQDVVPQPLLDQYLSMTDPVRAQTVDTEITKHCAYSLPGVALTLGRQNWHFLKDTYETLASDVQWKVRRTLAFSIHELAVILGDKLTAADLVPIFNGFLKDLDEVRIGVLKHLYDFLKLLHSDMRREYLYQLQEFLTTDNIRNWRFRYELAEQMILILDLYSPKDIYDYLRVIALTLCSDKVSEVRWISFKLIVAMLQKFYANGENELGINFINELIVQFRHSSKWVGRQAFAFICQAVVQEECMPAEQFVTHLLPNLLSLASDPVPNVRVLLAKALKQTLLEKAYFTSLGNPHLDAVEKTVQAMQLDRDQDVRFFSTAEPKRHLRTTPLEQSVD, encoded by the exons GGATCCCACTGTATTTCGTGGACCTGCAAGACGATCTGGATGACT TTGGCTTTGAGGATTATGGACCAGACTGTGAAAGCATGAGGATAAGCGCTTTTCTGGATATTCCGGGACAGGACAACCTGACTCCTCTTGCACGCCTGGAGAAATATGCATTTAGTGATAATATATTTAACAG acAGATAATTGCTCGTGGGTTGTTGGACGTGCTGAGGGATTTCAGCAGTACTGAAGATGATTTTTTGACTGTCATGGAGATAGTTGTCCGCCTCTCTGACGATGCAG AACCCACAGTACGGACAGAGCTCATGGAGCAGGTCCCACAGATCACCATCTTTCTGCAGGAGAGTCGACCTCAGTTTCCCAAAGCCTTCTCCGAATACCTGCTACCCATTCTCCTCCGTTATCTCACTGATCCCAATAACCAG GTGAGGAAAGCGAGCCAGGAAGCTTTACTGATCCTTCTAGAACAAGACCTGATCGATCAGAGCGATCTGGAGAACAAAGTCTGCCCCATTCTGCTGGAACTCACCGCCCCGGAGAACGATGACGAATACAAAGTGGAAGCTGTGAAT ATTATCTGTAAAATGATTTCCATGCTCGGCAGACAGACAGTGGAGCAGATGTTACTTCCACGATTCTGCGATCTCTGCAGTGACAGCAAATTGTTCCAAGTCCGTAAG gTTTGCGCAGCAAACTTTGGAGATGTGTGCAATGCTGTTGGCCAGGAAGCTACTGAGAAGTTTTTG ATTCCGAAGTTTCTTGAGCTGTGTTCTGACAGCGCCTGGGGGATGCGTAAGGTGTGCGCGGAGTGCTTCATGGCCGTGTCCTATACAACATCCAGCCAGGTCAGAAGAACCAAGCTCTCTCCTCTGTTCATAAACCTGATCAGCGATCCCTGCCGCTGG GTTCGTCAAACTGCATTTCAGTCTTTGGGACCCTTCATCTCCACCTTCGCTAACCCATCATCTGCCGGTTTGTACGTGAAGGAGGATGGGACGCTGAGCATTAGACCACCTACAGATGACATGCTTACAGGCTGCAGTGCTGTGGACAGGGCACATTGCAGCTCCAG CGAAAGGTGTGACATCTACACCAAATCAAATCAGGCCTGTCCTAAAAGTGATGACTCCAGAAACAGTAGAGATGCCACATTCAGTCCTACAACAGAAGGTGATGGGAGCAACAGCAGGAGACCACCACCCAGCCTGTCTACAGAAGGACGCCCTGCTGATGTATTTGACTCCTTTCTGTACTGGAGAAGCCCACTACCCGACATAAGTGAAGAACTTGATTTACTGCCTGTAGTTGAGTCGTGGAAAGATTGTGACCCGGAATCTGAATCCAACCCAATCTGCAAATCCTACATGGCCAGTAGTGACATCGAGAAGGTCCTCCAGAGCTTACAGGGGCACTTGGATGATCCAGATGTTCAAG CCCAGGTTCAGGTTTTATCCGCTGCCCTACGAGCAGCAGAACTGGACTCTGTAACCCCAGAGGAGACCGCAAGTACACAAGAAATCAGCGAGCAGTCCGAAGAGACCCCGAGTAGCGTCTGCACTCAGTGTCCCAGCCCTCCGCATCAAGAACAAGAGGAGACGGACCTCGCCTCTCAAAGTCCA ACTTCAGAGGATGAACCTCGGCTTCCTATCGTCTCCTTCCAGGAAGAGGAAAGCTATGAAGATGAAAACATTAAAGTCCAG gATGTTGTTCCACAGCCATTACTAGACCAATATCTCTCCATGACCGACCCAGTGCGTGCCCAGACAGTAGATACAGAAATCACTAAGCACTGTGCTTACAGTCTGCCAGGAGTGGCTCTGACCCTGGGAAGGCAAAACTGGCACTTCCTGAAGGACACCTATGAGACTCTGGCTTCTGATGTCCAG TGGAAAGTACGACGGACGCTGGCGTTTTCCATCCACGAGCTTGCCGTCATTCTGGGGGATAAGCTGACCGCAGCCGATCTGGTTCCCATTTTCAATGGATTCCTGAAAGACCTGGATGAAGTCCGCATTGGCGTCCTGAAACATCTGTATGATTTTCTTAAG CTTCTCCATTCAGACATGAGGAGGGAATATCTATACCAGCTGCAGGAGTTCCTTACCACAGATAACATCAGGAACTGGAGATTTCGATATGAGTTGGCGGA gCAAATGATTCTGATCCTTGATCTGTACAGCCCCAAAGACATCTATGACTATTTACGGGTCATAGCGCTGACGCTCTGCTCCGATAAAGTATCTGAAGTCCGGTGGATCTCTTTTAAATTG ATTGTcgcaatgctgcagaaattttacgCCAACGGAGAAAACGAATTGGGCATTAACTTCATTAATGAGCTCATTGTGCAATTCCGACATTCTTCCAAGTGGGTGGGACGTCAGGCATTTGCATTCATCTGCCAG GCGGTGGTACAGGAGGAATGCATGCCCGCTGAACAGTTTGTGACCCACCTTCTCCCCAATCTCCTGAGTCTTGCGTCTGATCCTGTACCCAATGTACGAGTCTTACTTGCTAAAGCTCTGAAACAGACGCTCCTGGAGAAAG CGTACTTCACCAGCCTGGGTAACCCGCATCTCGACGCTGTGGAAAAGACGGTGCAAGCTATGCAGCTGGACAGAGACCAAGACGTGCGATTCTTTTCTACGGCAGAGCCAAAGCGACACCTCCGGACCACTCCTTTGGAACAATCTGTTGACTGA